One segment of Candidatus Omnitrophota bacterium DNA contains the following:
- a CDS encoding MerR family transcriptional regulator yields MKKDLISAKEIARKHNLTYQTVNHYTNFGLINVVSKKGNVRLYAEEDTASRLAKITQLINAGLPLRVIRKALDEELSVKVLNNDTGAA; encoded by the coding sequence ATGAAGAAGGATCTGATATCCGCTAAGGAGATAGCCCGGAAACACAACCTTACCTACCAGACCGTCAACCATTACACCAATTTTGGCTTGATAAACGTCGTCTCGAAGAAGGGGAATGTCCGTCTTTATGCCGAGGAGGATACCGCCAGCCGCCTGGCCAAGATAACCCAGCTTATAAACGCGGGACTTCCTCTGCGCGTTATCCGGAAGGCCCTGGATGAGGAGCTCAGCGTAAAGGTATTGAATAACGATACGGGTGCCGCATGA
- a CDS encoding biotin transporter BioY — protein sequence MSAITLGERYAKTRYEIFKWRYHLAEAEKLTLAFLMVGLMAVLAQVRIPLPWTPVPITGSTFAALFAGVLLGNVWGGISMLLYIALGAAGLPIFTGFKGGAAVLLGPTAGYLLGYAAVSFSIGYIMDNYAKARRFLPLFNIMLVSSAVILAFGSAYLAIWLGAVKGQGASLSEVLWMGFIPFIPGDIFKSLIAALIAASIMPKENYK from the coding sequence ATGAGCGCGATAACTTTGGGCGAAAGATACGCAAAGACAAGATACGAGATATTCAAGTGGAGGTACCACCTGGCCGAGGCCGAAAAACTGACGCTTGCCTTTTTGATGGTCGGCCTTATGGCGGTCCTCGCGCAGGTGAGGATACCATTGCCGTGGACGCCGGTCCCGATAACGGGCTCGACGTTCGCCGCGCTATTCGCCGGGGTCCTGCTCGGCAATGTCTGGGGCGGGATAAGCATGCTCTTATATATCGCCCTCGGCGCGGCGGGCCTGCCGATATTCACCGGTTTTAAAGGCGGCGCGGCCGTCCTGCTGGGGCCGACAGCCGGATATCTCCTCGGCTATGCGGCGGTCTCGTTTTCTATCGGCTATATTATGGATAATTACGCGAAAGCAAGAAGGTTCCTGCCTTTATTCAACATAATGCTCGTCTCAAGCGCCGTCATCCTCGCGTTCGGCTCGGCATATCTCGCGATATGGCTGGGCGCGGTAAAAGGGCAGGGCGCCTCTTTAAGCGAGGTCCTCTGGATGGGCTTCATTCCGTTCATCCCCGGAGACATATTCAAATCCCTCATCGCAGCGCTCATCGCGGCCTCGATCATGCCAAAAGAAAATTATAAGTAA
- the hemW gene encoding radical SAM family heme chaperone HemW, which produces MTPSLYIHIPFCAKKCGYCDFYSINYEKGLASAYVNVLGGHMGAIRGPVSTIFIGGGTPTAMDTPLLRKLLRGAGRLAGKGAELTVEANPESLDAGKLDLFLDEGVNRLSIGIQSFNDAKLKRLGRIHSAKKAVDAVMLSKKRGFKNIGIDLIFGAPGETPEDCSAELARAVKLPVTHISCYGLTYEKGTPLYKARKKGEIVPADEGSSARMYSAAIEYLPALGFRHYEVSNFAKKGFECRHNLNYWLSGECIGLGPSAVSYIGGVRKRHLADVREYIKRAEAGESTVASSERLTRDRKAKETAAVKIRTAEGIDFGWFKENTGFDFGELEADALDKLSGAGLIKYKKIEGKAAGIALTKKGFLFCDTVSSELI; this is translated from the coding sequence ATGACACCATCGTTATATATACACATACCGTTCTGCGCGAAAAAGTGCGGTTATTGCGATTTCTATAGTATTAATTACGAAAAAGGGCTGGCGTCCGCTTACGTTAACGTTTTGGGCGGCCATATGGGAGCTATCCGCGGCCCGGTCTCGACGATATTCATAGGCGGCGGAACCCCTACGGCGATGGATACGCCGTTATTGAGGAAGCTTTTGCGCGGCGCAGGAAGATTGGCCGGGAAAGGCGCCGAGCTCACTGTCGAGGCGAATCCGGAGAGCCTTGACGCCGGAAAGCTCGACCTCTTTTTGGACGAAGGGGTCAACAGGTTGAGCATAGGCATCCAGTCCTTCAACGACGCGAAATTGAAGAGGCTGGGCAGGATCCACAGCGCAAAGAAAGCGGTGGATGCGGTCATGCTGTCGAAGAAGAGGGGTTTCAAGAACATCGGCATAGATCTTATATTCGGCGCCCCGGGAGAGACGCCTGAAGATTGTTCCGCCGAATTGGCGCGGGCGGTGAAATTGCCGGTTACCCATATTTCATGTTACGGCCTGACCTACGAGAAGGGGACGCCGCTTTACAAAGCGAGAAAAAAAGGCGAGATTGTCCCGGCCGATGAAGGATCTTCGGCGCGGATGTATTCCGCGGCGATCGAATATCTTCCCGCGCTCGGTTTCCGGCATTACGAGGTATCGAACTTCGCAAAAAAAGGCTTTGAATGCAGGCATAACCTCAATTATTGGCTTAGCGGCGAGTGTATAGGCCTTGGGCCGTCGGCGGTCTCGTATATCGGAGGGGTCAGGAAAAGACACCTGGCCGATGTCCGGGAATATATCAAAAGGGCCGAAGCAGGGGAAAGCACGGTAGCCTCTTCCGAACGGCTTACCCGGGACCGCAAGGCGAAAGAGACCGCGGCGGTGAAGATAAGGACGGCCGAAGGGATAGATTTCGGCTGGTTTAAGGAGAATACCGGGTTCGATTTCGGGGAGCTCGAGGCGGATGCCCTGGACAAGCTCTCCGGGGCCGGCCTAATTAAATATAAGAAGATCGAAGGCAAGGCCGCCGGCATAGCCCTGACGAAAAAAGGGTTCCTCTTTTGCGATACGGTCTCAAGCGAGTTGATTTAA